ATCAGCACATGCACGCCAAGTAAATCTTCCCTCCGGTGGCGCTATTGTTATTGATCATACCGAGGCACTCACTGCAATCGATATCAACTCAGCACGCGCCACGCGCGGCGCAGATATAGAGTCGACCGCGCTCAACACCAACCTGGAAGCTGCCGAAGAAATTGCACGGCAGATGCGTCTGCGCGATTTGGGTGGTCTGATCGTAATCGATTTTATCGATATGGAGAGCACCCGCAACCAACGTGAAGTGGAAAATCGCCTGCGCGATGCATTACACTATGACCGTGCGCGTGTGCAGACGGGGAAAATCTCGCGCTTCGGCCTGTTGGAATTATCGCGCCAACGCTTACAACCCAGCCTGGAAGAAACCAGTCACACCCCCTGCCCCCGTTGTAACGGCATCGGCCATATCCGCGGCATCGAATCTTCCGCCTTGCACATCCTGCGTATCATTCGGGAAGAAGCGATGAAAGAACACAGTGCCGCTATCCACGTGCAAGTGCCATTAGATGTCGCCACCTTCTTGCTTAATGAAAAGCGCGCTGAAATCCACCAAATCGAATCACGGCTAACGGTGGTCATTACGCTGATTCCCAATGCAAATATGGAAACGCCGCACTATACCGTGACTCGTTTGCGCCAAGACGACATGACCGCCGAAAACTTGCAAGCCAGCTACAAGTTAGTGGCGATACCAGAAGCAAACCATGTCACTGCCAAAGCCGCGCAAGAAACCAAACCACAGCGCCCCCAAGCGGTAGTTCAAGGTGTCACGCCCCCACAGCCCGCTCCAATGCGAGCAGTCGGGGGGGCCTCGCAACCTTCTATTTTTACTAAGCTGATAGGCTGGTTCAAGTCACTGGGTGCGGAAAAAACGCCCGAAAAGGTGATCACCAAACCGCGCACCAATAACCCACCTCGACGTGAACGAGAAAACCGTAACTCAAGTGGTAATCGCCCGGATAGTAATCGACCAGAAGGCAACCGTCAGCGCAATAATCCACGTCGTGACCGTGAAGAAGTTCATCCACGCGTAGAAAAAAATGGGCAAACAGCACCCAAAACACAAGAACCGCGCGCTGCACGTCCGCCCCGGCCACCGCGCGTACCAGTCGAAACAGCGGTATTAGAAAGCATCGCAAAAGTTGCCCCTGTGACTGAACCAACAGAAGAAAATAGCCAGAGCACTGGACGTAAGCGCGGTCGGCGCGGTGGCCAGCGCGAACGCGAACGGCGTGATCAACAGGCAGCGGGACAACTACTAGCCAGTGAAGAACCTATCCTGACCGAAACCACGCCTAATGCGGTAATGAACGCCGTTGAAATCACACGCCATAGTGAAACCGCAGAACCAAAAAATATTCAAAATATAGAACCGCGCCAGCTTTTTGTTGAGCAGGTACATACATCAACTCAAGCCAGCTCAACAACCAATGGCAACGGATTGTTGGTGCAGATTGAAACTGACGCAGTCAAACGTTCTTCAGCAGCGGCAGCCGCTGCCCAGGTTGAAACTGCACCGCCAGTATCACGTCGCCGCTCACGTCCACGTGAAATTTACAGTATGGAAAACAACGAGCCGTTGGTACAGATCGAGACTCAACAAACTTTGAGCTGATAGTTGAACCAGTAGCATTGCTACAAAATAATGTAGAACGTAAAATTAATAAAGCCGCGCAATATAATAACTGCGCGGCTTTATTATTTTCCTACATCATTCAACATCAAAAACATACGCAACAACACAACCTACCACTTTACATTAAAGTCTTCTGAATATGTCGTAATAAACCATCTGACGCATCCTCCACCATATCAAGTACACGCTCGAAACCGTCTACTTCACCATAATATGGATCGGGAACTTCACGCTCATTATGTCGGCTGGCATATTCCAAAAACAATCCCAAACGCCCCCGCGCTTTCACTGGGCATAAACGTTGCAGAATGCCAAGATTGGCATCGTCCATCGCCAGCACATAATCAAAACGAGTAAAATCGGCAACCTCAACCTGTCGCCCACGCAGCATGCTCATGTCGTATCCACGCTGTAACGCAGCACGCTGAGTTCGCGGGTCCGGCGGATTACCAATATGATAATCATGCGTACCTACCGAATCAATCAGGATATGCTGTGCCAACCCCGCTTCCTCAACGCGTGCGCGGAACACTACTTCAGCGGTGGGTGACCGACAAATATTTCCCATGCAGCAAAATAAAACGCTAACTTTTTTCAATTATTCTACTCATTACAATAAAACCGTATTGTAATGTATCGGTAATTCAAATTCTCTAACTCACAGTGGGGACATAAATACACTCTCCCGCAGCTTCTTCAATTGATCGCGCAATTCACTGGCACGCTCAAATTCGAGGTTTTTCGCTGCTTGCAGCATCTCTTTTTCCAGCCGTTTAATTTCCTTGGCAAGATCACGTTCACTCATCGCCAAGTATTTTTCCTGATCTTGCTCTATTTTCAATTGCTTGCGCGCAGCGTCTGGCTCATAGCTGCCCTCAATAATGTCTTTTATGCGCTTCTGCACACCTTGGGGAGTAATGCCATGCAGTTCATTGTGCAATAACTGCTTGTTCCGCCTGCGCTCAGTTTCGTCGATAGCGCGGCGCATCGAATTGGTAACTTTATCAGCGTAGAGTATTGCGCTACCGTTAATATGGCGCGCAGCGCGGCCTATGGTTTGAATGAGTGCACGCTCCGAACGCAAAAAGCCTTCCTTGTCAGCATCAAGTATCGCTACCAGTGACACCTCGGGGATGTCCAACCCCTCACGCAGCAAATTAATACCGACCAGCACGTCAAACATGCCCAAACGCAAATCACGAATGATTTCCACCCGCTCCACGGTCTCAATATCTGAATGCAGGTAACGCACTTTAATACCGTGCTCGGAAAAATATTCGGTCAAATCTTCCGACATGCGCTTGGTCAGTGTGGTGACCAGCACTCGCTCACCCTTAGCCGTGCGCAGATTAACCTCAGACATCAAATCATCAACTTGGTGCGTAGCCGGCCTCACTTCAATTTGAGGATCAACCAATCCAGTCGGACGCACCAATTGTTCAACCACTTGCCCGGTATGCTCTGCCTCAAAAACAGCCGGTGTCGCAGAAACGAATATGGATTGACGCATTACGCGTTCAAACTCGTCAAAACGTAGCGGACGGTTATCCAGCGCGGATGGCATTCTGAAACCGTAGTTGACCAGATTTTCCTTACGCGCTCGATCACCTTTGTACATGCCGCCGATCTGCGGAATGGTAACGTGGCTTTCATCTATAAACATCAACGCATTGGGCGGAAGATAATCAATCAGTGTAGGTGGTGGCTCTCCCGCCTTGCGTCCAGACAGATGGCGCGAATAATTTTCGATGCCTTTGCAGAAACCGATTTCATTCAGCATTTCCAGATCGTGACGCGTACGCTGTTCGATACGCTGCGCTTCCACCAATTTATGTTCGCGCTGAAAAAAATCTATGCGCTCAGCCAGCTCAACTTTAATGGTTTCTATGGCCTTTAATGTGGTGCTACGCGGCGTGACATAGTGGCTGGACGGGTACACGGTAAAACGCGGCACGCGGCTCAAAATATGGCCGGTAAGTGGATCAAATAGCGACAAGCTTTCCACTTCATCGTCAAACATCGTCAGTCGTAATGCATGTTCGCTATTTTCTGCCGGAAAGATGTCGATTACATCGCCGCGCACTCGAAAATGCCCATGCGAAAAATCCACATCATTGCGCTCATACTGCATCTCTGTAAGACGCTTGATTGCGTCCTGCCGTACTAATTTTTCATGCTCGCGCAGGTGTAGAACCATGCCGTGATAATCTACCGGATCGCCGATTCCATAAATGGCCGAAACGGTGGCCACAATCACCACGTCCTGTCGCTCCAACAGTGATTTGGTGGCCGACAGGCGCATCTGCTCGATCTGCTCATTTATGCTGGAATCCTTTTCGATAAACATATCACGCGACGGAACATACGCCTCTGGCTGGTAGTAATCATAATAAGAAACGAAGTACTCCACTGCGTTCTCAGGAAAAAAATCGCGCATTTCAGAATACAACTGTGCCGCCAAGGTCTTATTTGGTGCCATGATGATGGCTGGTCGCCCCGATTGGGCGATGACATTCGCCATAGTGAATGTTTTACCAGAGCCCGTCACACCCAACAGCGTTTGAAAAACTAACCCCTCATTTACTCCCTCGACCAATTGCGCAATCGCAGTGGGCTGATCACCCGCTGGTTCAAAAGGCTGATGCAAAAAATAGGGGCTATTAGGAAAAGTCTTAATCACGGTATAATTTCAGCCAAATTTAAATTAAAAATTTTAAAATACGGGACAGTTTACTCTGAACCCATAAGGATACAATCTTGGAACTATCGAAGCGCGTACAAGCAATCAAACCCTCCCCTACTCTCGCCGTTACCGCGCGGGCTTCCAAATTAAAGGCAGAAGGAAAAGACATTATCGGCTTGGGAGCAGGCGAACCCGATTTCGATACTCCGCAGCATATTAAAGATGCGGCTATAGCTGCAATCAACAAGGGTTTCACCAAATACACCGCAGTGGGAGGTACCCCCTCTCTGAAGCAGGCTATCGTCGCCAAGTTTAAGCGCGACAATGGGTTGGATTACACTGCAAAACAGATCCTGGTTTCCTGCGGCGGCAAGCAAAGTTTTTTTAACTTGGCGCTTGCCTTAATCAATCCCGGCGATGAGGTAATTATCCCGGCACCTTATTGGGTATCTTATCCGGATATCGTGCTTATCGCAGAGGGCAAGCCGGTAATCGTACAGACAGGCATCGAACAAAATTTCAAAATGAGCGCTGCACAATTAGCTGCGGCCATCACAACTAAAACAAAAATAGTGGTAATCAATAGCCCAAGCAACCCATCCGGTGCAGTTTACAGCCTGGAAGAATTACAAGCATTGGGTGAAGTGTTGTGCAAACATCCTGAGGTACTGATAGCTACCGATGATATGTATGAGCACATTGCGTTGCGTGACGAAAAATTCGTCAACATTCTGAATGCCTGCCCCGACCTTTATTCACGCACTATGGTTCTGAATGGCGTGTCCAAATCTTACGCAATGACAGGTTGGAGGATCGGTTATGCCGCAGGGCCAGAGCACATCATCACGGCCATGGAAAATGTGCAATCACAAAGCACCTCCAATCCCACTTCGATTTCGCAAGTCGCTGCAGAGGCAGCCTTGAACGGGGATCAGGGCTGCATTGCGCCGATGCTACAAGCATTCCGCGAGCGACATCTATTCGTAGTGGATGCCCTGAACAAAATTCCCGGTGTCAAATGTATAAGGAGTGGCGGGGCATTCTATGCTTTCCCCGACGTGCGTCCGGTTATTGCGGCTTTGCACCAGAAGAGCATCATTAAAGAAGCTACCGACGTAGCGTTGTCCGAATATCTGTTGGAGCAAGCGGGGGTAGCCATAGTGCCTGGCTCGGCTTTTGGCAGTGACGGCTATATTCGCCTGTCTTTCGCCACCTCAATGGAAAATTTAAAAAATGCGATTAGCCGAATCTCCAAGGCATTTACATAATTCCATTTTTACTTCATTCCTCGTAAACGCTGCCAATTAGCGCCTCGTGTTCCACACTGGCTCGGCAAGAGTACCGGACAATACCAGCGGCACGCTACCTAGGTCAGCGCGTATTTTCAAATCGACATTTAATCGTCCTGATAATTGCTTGTTCGCTGCAACATCAACATAACCATTGGCACTCATTACACCAGCTGAAATTTTGATCTGGCGTAGATGCTGTTTATTGTTATCTATCTCTAGCGCACCTCTTAATTCATCAAAATGTGTGCGACCGCTGGACGCACCTTTACGGGTAGGCATTCGTGAAGTTTCTACCAAATCAATTTTATTGATAAGCCCCTTCTTTACCAAGAATTTGCCATCCAGATGCGGAGTTTTAACCAATAAGGGAAGTTTCTCCCCACGCAAAATAAAATTGGCGTCACCGTCCATTTCACCAGCAATGCCGAATTGCGGCAACGCATCATGCAGTTGCACAGCCTTTACATTCACAAGCCCCTGCATTTGCCAGCCCTTCAGCCAAGTCAGGTGGGCACTGCCTGCCAACATGCCGCCATACAAACTCCCGTCGATTTCATGGAACTTGATTTCACCTGCGCCCAACTCGCCTTTTATGGTCAGCTCATTGAACAAAATGTTCGGCAACAGCGGCACGTAACCTTGCTTGATAGCCAATGCGATCTGCCAACGAGACTGCTGCGGTTGTAGCTCCATGCTAAGCTTGCCATCCACGCTTTTCAATACTGCCTTGGCGAAGCGTCTCTGCCCGTCAAAATTCACCACACCATTTACAGGGGGCAGATTAAGTTCATCATTGCTGACACGCGCACGCTGCAACACCATGCGCGCTACTGGATAATGGGTGTCCCCGCCTGCGGTCTGTAGCCACATCAACGTTTTATCAAAAGTCTCAGCTCTCAGTAGAAGATCGTTAATTTCCAGACTGTGAATCGCTTTAGTCTCGTTTAATAATGCAGAAAAATTGAAATTCAGTACAACACTGCTCGCCTTTAACTCTTGGCTACTACCCATAGATACATCCTCCAACTCCAGCTTCGGCTGGGGAAGCAATGTCGCGCGTAAATAACCGATATGTACAGGCTGCCCCAGTTGAGCAAACAATTTCTGTTCAATTTGCGTGACATAGCCCTGCATCGGCCAAATATAAGGTAGCAAAGCGGCCAGTAGAAATAGCAGCACAATCAAGCCAGCCGCTATCTTGCCCCACGGCAAAGGTTTGCTACGTGTTATGGCGACACACTGAACAGCCTTCATTTCCGGCATTTGAGCGACAGATACCTTAACTGATGCTTCCATTTTTGCTTTGGTCACAGTCTGCGCTGCTTCTTGCTCAGCTTTAATTTTTGCCGCATCCTGCTCAGCCTTGTTGATGCGCACCATAGCTTCATCACGGGCCTTCGCTTCCGCTTTTTCTTTGTTTAACGTAGCTAAATATTCCGCCTTGACTCTTATGGTTTCCTGCTCTTCTTTAATGCGTGTTACTTCAGCTTCGGCACGTATCTTAGCGTCCATTTCCACTTTTGCTTTGGCCTGTGCAGCCTCTTGTTTCATTATGATTCTTGCCGCTTCCTGCTCTCCCTTAAGGCGTGCCGTTTCGGCTTCAGCACGAGCTTTGGCTTTCGCTTCTACTTGTGATTTGGCTTGCTCGGCTTCCAGCTCAGATCTGACTTTTGACATTTCCTGCTCTGCCTTGAGTCGAGCCGCTTCAGCGGCGGCACGAGCATTGACTGCAGCTTCCATTTCCACTTTTGCTTTAGCCTGCTCAGCTTCCTGTTTCGCTCTAATGTTTACGACATCTTTCTCAGCCTTAAGGTACATAGCTTCAACTACTGCACGCGCTTTAGCTTCTGCTTCCACTTTTGCCCGAGTAACTTCCTGTTCCGCCCTGGCTTTTACCGCTTCTTGCCCAGCCTTGAAGCGTACAGCTTCCGCTTCGGATCGAGCCTTAACTAATGCTTTCGCTTCTTCTTTTGTCTTGAGCAGCGCACCTTCCAATTCCGCTCTGATTTTTTCCGTTTCTTGTTCTACCTTAAAACGAGCCCTTTCAGCTTCCGCTTTTGCCCTAGCCAATGCAGCTTCCTGTTCCGCCTTGGCTTTTACCGCTTCTTGCTCAGCCTTGAGACGGAAAGCTTCAACTTCAGCATGCGCCTTAGCTTCCGCATCCACTTTTGCCTTGGCCTGCGCAGCTTCTTGTTGCTCAGCCTTAAAGCGCGCGGCTTCCGCTTCGAATCGAGCTTTGGCTAAAGTTTCCGCTTCCTCTTTTGCCTTGACCAGCGCACCTTCCAATTCCACTCTAATTTTTTCTATTTCTTGTTCTGCCTTAAAACGTGCCCTTTCAGCTTCTGTTTTTACCTTAGCTAATTCAGCTTCCCGTTCCGCTCTGACTTTTTCCGCTTCTTGCTCTGCCTTGAGACGCACAGCTTCCGTTTTCTCTTGTACGTTTACAGCCTCTTGTTCAGCTCTGATTCTTGCCGCTCCCTTCTCTATCTCCTCTTCCGCCGCTAATGCACCCGCGGCCGATACATGCATAACATTAATAGGGGACTGCCTCTCCCCCAAACCTTCAAACTTGGGCGAAGATATGATATTTTTTTGAATAGGCATCCGAGGGATAGCCATCCTCACAGCGGTATTTATCGTATCTTTATCTTGAATAAAACCACCATCAGTCAACTCCTGGAGCATATCGCCAAGCGCTTCACGTAAGCTGGGCGCAGCCCGTTTCATCAACTCTTTCACCGTGGACTTATTGTCAATCAAACCTAAGGCACGCTTAATATCGCTAGATAAATGATTAGTTATCCTTTTACTTTCGTCCTCACCTTTACTGGTTTTTATAAATATAATTTTTATATCCATGCCGACCCGTTACACCTAAATTATCTAAATTTTCATTACTTAATTTCCACAACAACTAATCACATAAAAACATCTGTCTATTGACTGAAAAGCTCGCAGCCAGTAGTATGGCGGCCTTGTCAATTCCCTGATAGCTCAGTTGGTAGAGCGACGGACTGTTAATCCGCAGGTCCCTGGTTCGAGTCCAGGTCGGGGAGCCAAGATACATAAGGGCTAGCGCCTAGGCGCTGGCCCTTTCTATATCTGGAACGTGACCAAAACGTGACAGCCGAATCACGTTATCCCCCTGCTTAGCTTGCTCAATCCGTGCCGCAGCGACTGAAAGATTATCGGTTGCAAACTTCGCGTACCGATCCACCATGTTGCGTGACTTCCAGCCGCCCAAGTCTTTCAACTCATCACAGCTCGTTCCAGCTTGTCGATGCCAGGATGCCCATGTGTGGCGCAGATCATGAAAGCGGACATCCGTTAAGCCTGCCTTGCGCGTCGCATTGTGCCAGGCCGTATTGGTGACATCCCAACGAATCGGCGCGCCGCGATACGTGAAGCAGGCCTGCGGATGGTTTCCCACCTGTTCCTGCAATACTGCAACTGCATCCAAATTCAACGGCACCCCTCGCGACGTGCCATTCTTCGTGCGATTCAGCCAGGCGGTATGTCTGCCCAAATCCACACGATCCCATTCCAGACCCGTAATCTCTCCGGCCCGGCATCCGGTCGATAAAGCAAACCGTACCAGTGCGGCGAGATGCGGCGGACAAACATTAATCAGTCTATCCGCTTCCTCTCGCGTTAACCAGCGGTCCCGTTCGACCTCGCCTGGCAAAAGGCGAATCATTGGGAAGTTATCAATCCATTGCCATTCATCCCGCGCCATCCGCAGCAGATTGCGAATGAGCGCCAGATAACGATTCACCGTGGCTGGTTTGTTGCCGCGTTTGAGTTCCCGTTGAACAATCGACCAGATCACGTCACCGTTCATCTGATCGAGCGTCATGGCACCCAAATACACATCCAGCATGCGACAAATCCGCTGTAAATCGCGATAACTTCTCAGCGATGCTTTGATTGCGAGATACCGAACGACAGCCTCTTGCCAACTCCGCTTGGGCTTAATCCCGAAGTGCGTTGCCCTGTAGGCGTCAAGGGTAAGCTTGGCTAACAGCGCTTGCGCGTCTTCGAAGATTTCAGTCCCAGCGCTTTGGCGTATGCGCCTGCCGTCTGGAAGGGTTGTACTAATCCACCAATGCCTTGAATCTGGCCTTCGGTAGACACCACTTTGTTGGGCCATAAAGTTTCCTTTCCGGCCCGCCCTCGCTTCTTAGTATCGTCGAGCCAGATATCCAGGTCAACTCTGTCATAGATACAGCGGCGACCCAGTTTAATAAAGGGAATGTCCAGTTCGCTCAGAAGCGTGACGCCGATTCCGAGATAATCCGCAGCCTGATTTTTCGACAGACCGCGTTTGCAAGGCAAGGGCAGGCCGTGATCGTCCATGATTAACCCTTGGAGTGGCGACGAAAATGTCGCATCAATTGATAGGCCATTGTCATGCCAGTTCCTCCTTGATCTGCAATGCGTCCACTTTACTGATGAACACTTTACGACCGCCTCGCGCGTTCCTCGCGGGATTGCACCAGACCAATTCAGACAGGCGTGGATCGAAAGACGAGAAAAATATTTCTGACCACTACTTTACCGAGCAAAAATTAATAATTCATCAACTGCTATTCGCGCATCATATTTATAAGGGCCAGTTTTCTTATTAGGGCAGAAAGCATAAACACCCAAATGCAAATCACGATCAAAGGTGAACTAACAATCGCTGAAATTCGACAGGCGCTGTACGAAAAGCTCCACGAGCTCGAAGACGATTTCGCAGTTCGTTATTCCCAAGGCGCGACACTTTACGTTAATCCGACGAATGGACTCGGTGATACCGTGGTTCCGCACAAGGCTGGTCGCGCCGTAAATAAACTGCACAGTAACGGCCCTTATAAAAGCGTAGCCGATGAACACAAGATTTGATCGGTTGACCCACCGCCGGTCTCGTTGAGCCATGAAAGGACATTTAATCCATGACCTCACCGTTCTATATTGGGTTAGCAGAAGCGAGAACATTGCTCGCAACGATGGGGATTGAGCTGTCGCACAGGCAGATGAAGCGTGCCGCAGATTTAGATGCGCATGGAAAGCGAAAACTTCCCTTCTTTGTCGATCCTATTGATAAAAGGCTGAAAATCGAAAAGGGAACACTCCTTGAAATCTATTGCCGCTGCCAGGTCCAGGCCGAAAATAATTCACATGTAAATCCGGCCAGTTTGAAAGAATCCTTTGACCAAGGGCGATTGATACGCTAGGCAGAATCATGGCAGACATCAGAAAAAGAAGCGGAAAAAAAGGGACGAGTTATCTGGTTCGATATCCCGATACCACCTCACCATCCGGCTTCGCCTATGCGACTTTCCCGACGCTGAAAGAGGCCAGAGCCTATTCGCAGAATTCAGGCCATTGGAAAAGCCAAACCGACACCGATGGTAAATCCGTGCCCGCCGCCGTTGATCTGTGGTTGAAGGTTTGTCAGGTCGAAGGCCGGAATGGGCGAGACCCCGTCTCGCCAGCCACGTACAAATACTACGTTTATATATCTAATATCATGAAGGACTACTCTTGGGGTAAGGGCATTGCGGCGCTGACGACGCCCGACATTATCAAC
This genomic interval from Candidatus Nitrotoga sp. AM1P contains the following:
- a CDS encoding low molecular weight protein-tyrosine-phosphatase; the encoded protein is MKKVSVLFCCMGNICRSPTAEVVFRARVEEAGLAQHILIDSVGTHDYHIGNPPDPRTQRAALQRGYDMSMLRGRQVEVADFTRFDYVLAMDDANLGILQRLCPVKARGRLGLFLEYASRHNEREVPDPYYGEVDGFERVLDMVEDASDGLLRHIQKTLM
- a CDS encoding AsmA-like C-terminal region-containing protein, with amino-acid sequence MDIKIIFIKTSKGEDESKRITNHLSSDIKRALGLIDNKSTVKELMKRAAPSLREALGDMLQELTDGGFIQDKDTINTAVRMAIPRMPIQKNIISSPKFEGLGERQSPINVMHVSAAGALAAEEEIEKGAARIRAEQEAVNVQEKTEAVRLKAEQEAEKVRAEREAELAKVKTEAERARFKAEQEIEKIRVELEGALVKAKEEAETLAKARFEAEAARFKAEQQEAAQAKAKVDAEAKAHAEVEAFRLKAEQEAVKAKAEQEAALARAKAEAERARFKVEQETEKIRAELEGALLKTKEEAKALVKARSEAEAVRFKAGQEAVKARAEQEVTRAKVEAEAKARAVVEAMYLKAEKDVVNIRAKQEAEQAKAKVEMEAAVNARAAAEAARLKAEQEMSKVRSELEAEQAKSQVEAKAKARAEAETARLKGEQEAARIIMKQEAAQAKAKVEMDAKIRAEAEVTRIKEEQETIRVKAEYLATLNKEKAEAKARDEAMVRINKAEQDAAKIKAEQEAAQTVTKAKMEASVKVSVAQMPEMKAVQCVAITRSKPLPWGKIAAGLIVLLFLLAALLPYIWPMQGYVTQIEQKLFAQLGQPVHIGYLRATLLPQPKLELEDVSMGSSQELKASSVVLNFNFSALLNETKAIHSLEINDLLLRAETFDKTLMWLQTAGGDTHYPVARMVLQRARVSNDELNLPPVNGVVNFDGQRRFAKAVLKSVDGKLSMELQPQQSRWQIALAIKQGYVPLLPNILFNELTIKGELGAGEIKFHEIDGSLYGGMLAGSAHLTWLKGWQMQGLVNVKAVQLHDALPQFGIAGEMDGDANFILRGEKLPLLVKTPHLDGKFLVKKGLINKIDLVETSRMPTRKGASSGRTHFDELRGALEIDNNKQHLRQIKISAGVMSANGYVDVAANKQLSGRLNVDLKIRADLGSVPLVLSGTLAEPVWNTRR
- the uvrB gene encoding excinuclease ABC subunit UvrB — translated: MIKTFPNSPYFLHQPFEPAGDQPTAIAQLVEGVNEGLVFQTLLGVTGSGKTFTMANVIAQSGRPAIIMAPNKTLAAQLYSEMRDFFPENAVEYFVSYYDYYQPEAYVPSRDMFIEKDSSINEQIEQMRLSATKSLLERQDVVIVATVSAIYGIGDPVDYHGMVLHLREHEKLVRQDAIKRLTEMQYERNDVDFSHGHFRVRGDVIDIFPAENSEHALRLTMFDDEVESLSLFDPLTGHILSRVPRFTVYPSSHYVTPRSTTLKAIETIKVELAERIDFFQREHKLVEAQRIEQRTRHDLEMLNEIGFCKGIENYSRHLSGRKAGEPPPTLIDYLPPNALMFIDESHVTIPQIGGMYKGDRARKENLVNYGFRMPSALDNRPLRFDEFERVMRQSIFVSATPAVFEAEHTGQVVEQLVRPTGLVDPQIEVRPATHQVDDLMSEVNLRTAKGERVLVTTLTKRMSEDLTEYFSEHGIKVRYLHSDIETVERVEIIRDLRLGMFDVLVGINLLREGLDIPEVSLVAILDADKEGFLRSERALIQTIGRAARHINGSAILYADKVTNSMRRAIDETERRRNKQLLHNELHGITPQGVQKRIKDIIEGSYEPDAARKQLKIEQDQEKYLAMSERDLAKEIKRLEKEMLQAAKNLEFERASELRDQLKKLRESVFMSPL
- a CDS encoding Rne/Rng family ribonuclease, which codes for MKRMLFNATQAEELRVAIVDGQKLIDLDIESASKEQRKSNIYKAIITRIEPSLEAAFVEYGGNRHGFLPFKEVSPINYLNQEGSGRPSIKEALREGQELLIQVEKDERGNKGAALTTYISLAGRYIVLMPNNPSGGGVSRRVEGEERNELRDILSQLEVPQGASIIARTAGIGRNLEELQWDLNYLKQLWDAIESAAKTEKAPSLIYLESSLVVRAIRDYFHPEIGEILIDTDDIYQQARAFMSTVMPNNVHVIKRYQDDVPLFSRFQVEHQIESAHARQVNLPSGGAIVIDHTEALTAIDINSARATRGADIESTALNTNLEAAEEIARQMRLRDLGGLIVIDFIDMESTRNQREVENRLRDALHYDRARVQTGKISRFGLLELSRQRLQPSLEETSHTPCPRCNGIGHIRGIESSALHILRIIREEAMKEHSAAIHVQVPLDVATFLLNEKRAEIHQIESRLTVVITLIPNANMETPHYTVTRLRQDDMTAENLQASYKLVAIPEANHVTAKAAQETKPQRPQAVVQGVTPPQPAPMRAVGGASQPSIFTKLIGWFKSLGAEKTPEKVITKPRTNNPPRRERENRNSSGNRPDSNRPEGNRQRNNPRRDREEVHPRVEKNGQTAPKTQEPRAARPPRPPRVPVETAVLESIAKVAPVTEPTEENSQSTGRKRGRRGGQRERERRDQQAAGQLLASEEPILTETTPNAVMNAVEITRHSETAEPKNIQNIEPRQLFVEQVHTSTQASSTTNGNGLLVQIETDAVKRSSAAAAAAQVETAPPVSRRRSRPREIYSMENNEPLVQIETQQTLS
- a CDS encoding tyrosine-type recombinase/integrase, producing the protein MSTTLPDGRRIRQSAGTEIFEDAQALLAKLTLDAYRATHFGIKPKRSWQEAVVRYLAIKASLRSYRDLQRICRMLDVYLGAMTLDQMNGDVIWSIVQRELKRGNKPATVNRYLALIRNLLRMARDEWQWIDNFPMIRLLPGEVERDRWLTREEADRLINVCPPHLAALVRFALSTGCRAGEITGLEWDRVDLGRHTAWLNRTKNGTSRGVPLNLDAVAVLQEQVGNHPQACFTYRGAPIRWDVTNTAWHNATRKAGLTDVRFHDLRHTWASWHRQAGTSCDELKDLGGWKSRNMVDRYAKFATDNLSVAAARIEQAKQGDNVIRLSRFGHVPDIERASA
- a CDS encoding pyridoxal phosphate-dependent aminotransferase; translated protein: MELSKRVQAIKPSPTLAVTARASKLKAEGKDIIGLGAGEPDFDTPQHIKDAAIAAINKGFTKYTAVGGTPSLKQAIVAKFKRDNGLDYTAKQILVSCGGKQSFFNLALALINPGDEVIIPAPYWVSYPDIVLIAEGKPVIVQTGIEQNFKMSAAQLAAAITTKTKIVVINSPSNPSGAVYSLEELQALGEVLCKHPEVLIATDDMYEHIALRDEKFVNILNACPDLYSRTMVLNGVSKSYAMTGWRIGYAAGPEHIITAMENVQSQSTSNPTSISQVAAEAALNGDQGCIAPMLQAFRERHLFVVDALNKIPGVKCIRSGGAFYAFPDVRPVIAALHQKSIIKEATDVALSEYLLEQAGVAIVPGSAFGSDGYIRLSFATSMENLKNAISRISKAFT
- a CDS encoding helix-turn-helix domain-containing protein translates to MDDHGLPLPCKRGLSKNQAADYLGIGVTLLSELDIPFIKLGRRCIYDRVDLDIWLDDTKKRGRAGKETLWPNKVVSTEGQIQGIGGLVQPFQTAGAYAKALGLKSSKTRKRC